One stretch of Streptomyces sp. NBC_00443 DNA includes these proteins:
- a CDS encoding pyridoxal phosphate-dependent decarboxylase family protein produces the protein MDELTKILKHAAELAAAYRRSLPERPVARPVDYEALRAAFSRPLDRSPADPLTVVDELVAVAETGLVATVGPRFFGFVVGGALPAATAAEILAAGWDQNAFNAALSPAALAAEEAAGGWLKDLLGIPATASTGFVTGGQAANTAGLAAARQHLLTEAGWDVGRKGLGGAPRLRVVAGEERHATIDRSLRLLGLGTDCLETVLSDGRGALDTDDLRRVLASDPATPAIVCTQAGNVNTGACDDLRTACDLTHAHGGWVHVDGAFGLWAAASPATRHLVDGVELADSWACDGHKWLNVPYDCGYAFCSRPAVHADALSYTASYLTRADGTPAGGADYTTESSRHARGFATWSALRELGRDGVAELVDRCCSLARRFAEGLSAAGFEVANDVTLNQVLVSFGDDARTDHVVQAAQKDGTCWVGATTWRGRRLMRISVSGHATTEADVDQSIAAIVRLARAS, from the coding sequence ATGGATGAGCTGACCAAGATCCTGAAACATGCCGCCGAGCTCGCCGCCGCCTACCGCCGCTCGCTGCCCGAGCGGCCGGTAGCGCGGCCCGTCGACTACGAAGCCCTGCGCGCGGCGTTCTCCCGCCCGCTGGACCGCTCGCCCGCCGATCCGCTCACCGTGGTCGACGAGCTGGTGGCCGTCGCCGAGACCGGACTCGTCGCCACCGTGGGGCCGCGGTTCTTCGGGTTCGTCGTCGGCGGGGCGCTGCCCGCGGCCACCGCCGCGGAGATTCTCGCCGCCGGGTGGGACCAGAACGCCTTCAACGCCGCGCTCTCGCCCGCCGCGCTCGCCGCGGAGGAGGCGGCGGGCGGCTGGCTGAAGGACCTGCTCGGCATCCCCGCCACGGCGTCCACCGGTTTCGTCACCGGCGGCCAAGCGGCCAACACTGCAGGGCTCGCGGCAGCCCGGCAGCATCTGCTCACCGAAGCCGGCTGGGACGTTGGGCGTAAGGGTCTGGGCGGCGCCCCGCGCCTGCGGGTGGTCGCGGGCGAGGAGCGCCACGCCACCATCGACCGCTCGCTGCGGCTGCTCGGCCTGGGTACCGACTGCCTGGAGACGGTACTCAGCGATGGACGCGGCGCCCTCGACACCGACGACCTGCGCCGCGTGCTGGCGTCCGACCCGGCCACGCCGGCGATCGTCTGTACCCAGGCGGGCAACGTGAACACCGGCGCCTGCGACGACCTCCGTACCGCCTGCGATCTCACCCACGCCCACGGCGGCTGGGTGCACGTCGACGGCGCATTCGGCCTGTGGGCGGCCGCAAGCCCAGCGACCCGCCACCTCGTCGACGGCGTCGAGCTGGCCGACTCCTGGGCCTGCGACGGCCACAAGTGGCTGAATGTGCCCTACGACTGCGGCTACGCCTTCTGTTCCCGCCCCGCCGTCCACGCCGACGCCCTGTCGTACACCGCCTCCTACCTCACCCGCGCTGACGGCACTCCGGCCGGTGGCGCCGACTACACCACCGAGTCCTCCCGCCACGCACGAGGCTTCGCCACCTGGTCGGCGCTGCGCGAACTCGGCCGTGACGGCGTCGCCGAACTGGTGGACCGCTGCTGCTCCCTCGCCCGCCGCTTCGCCGAAGGCCTGTCCGCGGCGGGCTTCGAGGTGGCCAACGACGTGACGCTCAACCAAGTCCTCGTCAGCTTCGGCGACGACGCCCGCACCGACCACGTCGTGCAGGCAGCGCAGAAGGACGGCACCTGCTGGGTGGGCGCCACCACCTGGCGCGGCCGGCGGCTGATGCGCATCTCGGTCTCCGGCCACGCCACGACAGAGGCCGACGTCGACCAGTCGATTGCGGCGATCGTGCGGCTGGCACGGGCGTCGTAA
- a CDS encoding MmyB family transcriptional regulator yields the protein MARTGDEPVQRHRPVHERTYLFDLAQAAQPPSRTPRRRKAVDIPPRVQWLLDSMTLSAVFVTNGRLDIVGTNALARALFAPLFESESTDNRGRPNFARYWFLNRGAPDFVADWDGALGATVALLRAEAGSYPHDKALRELIGELSTTSPEFRTRWAAQDVRIHHGGVKQFQHPDAGPLELVYQPLDLPISLREVHSLTIYTAEPDTPDEERLKLLASWAATRLEDAEPVGDRDLPWWPRPVGASSVRRAGGWPAPPCRGGRTSRPARRGEPIPGSLPAGR from the coding sequence GTGGCCAGGACCGGCGATGAACCCGTCCAGCGACATCGCCCTGTTCACGAACGCACCTACCTGTTCGACCTGGCCCAGGCCGCACAGCCGCCCAGCCGCACGCCGCGCCGCCGCAAGGCCGTCGACATCCCGCCCCGCGTCCAGTGGCTGCTCGACTCCATGACCCTGTCCGCGGTGTTCGTCACCAACGGCCGCTTGGACATCGTCGGCACCAACGCACTCGCCCGCGCCCTTTTCGCGCCGCTGTTCGAAAGCGAGAGCACGGACAACCGCGGTCGGCCGAACTTCGCCCGGTACTGGTTCCTCAACCGCGGCGCACCCGACTTCGTCGCCGACTGGGACGGCGCCCTCGGCGCCACCGTCGCTCTGCTGCGCGCCGAGGCGGGGAGCTACCCGCACGACAAGGCGCTGCGTGAACTGATCGGTGAGCTGTCCACGACGAGCCCCGAGTTCCGCACCCGTTGGGCAGCCCAGGACGTACGCATCCACCACGGTGGGGTCAAACAGTTCCAGCACCCTGACGCCGGGCCTCTCGAACTCGTCTACCAGCCGTTGGACCTGCCCATCTCGCTTCGTGAGGTGCATTCCCTGACCATCTACACGGCCGAGCCGGACACCCCCGACGAAGAACGACTCAAACTCCTCGCCAGCTGGGCAGCGACCCGACTCGAGGACGCAGAACCTGTCGGCGACAGGGACTTGCCCTGGTGGCCCAGGCCCGTCGGCGCGAGTTCCGTCAGGCGGGCCGGCGGATGGCCTGCACCGCCGTGTCGTGGAGGTCGAACAAGTCGGCCCGCCCGCCGAGGCGAGCCCATTCCTGGTTCGCTGCCTGCAGGCAGGTGA
- a CDS encoding dihydrofolate reductase family protein — protein MNRAMSLDGFIAGPGHAMDWIAEYLTADTFPEVMAATGAMLVGRGTYEVAKRMADQDTAYDGGAQFVLTHEPPDEPDPTVTFLTCDIEEAVATACSAAGGKNLEILGADVAAQCLQRGLVDEILVYVLPVLLGDGVRFSPPSLDRIDLEPFSNTRSGTVTMLRFRVRK, from the coding sequence GTGAACAGGGCGATGTCGCTGGACGGGTTCATCGCCGGTCCTGGCCACGCGATGGACTGGATCGCCGAGTACCTGACTGCGGACACGTTCCCGGAGGTTATGGCGGCCACGGGCGCCATGCTCGTCGGCCGGGGCACGTACGAGGTCGCCAAGCGTATGGCCGACCAGGACACCGCCTACGACGGGGGAGCACAGTTCGTCCTCACCCACGAGCCTCCCGACGAGCCGGACCCTACCGTCACGTTCCTCACCTGTGACATTGAGGAAGCCGTTGCCACGGCATGCAGCGCCGCGGGCGGCAAGAACCTGGAGATCCTCGGTGCTGACGTGGCCGCCCAGTGCCTGCAGCGCGGGCTCGTCGACGAGATCCTGGTGTATGTCCTACCGGTGCTACTCGGCGACGGTGTCCGCTTCTCGCCCCCAAGCCTCGACAGGATCGACCTGGAACCTTTCAGCAACACCCGGTCGGGCACCGTCACGATGCTCCGCTTCCGCGTGCGAAAGTAG
- a CDS encoding helix-turn-helix domain-containing protein: MIHAFNDRGLECLDPKWAGGRPRRITTDDEMYIVDVAQKRPRRLGMPFTHWSRRRLADYLSHPPVGVRQVIIGRERLQVLLHCHHISFQRTRTWKETHDPDADAKLDRIEEVTLLFPDRCFRLRPVRAAVDWALPRHLLGQAQAPPTGCPPPTTEPTASATSTAATASVTIACGVWSAPARAPTTLWPR; encoded by the coding sequence GTGATCCACGCGTTCAACGACCGCGGCCTGGAGTGCCTGGACCCGAAGTGGGCCGGCGGTCGTCCACGCCGGATCACCACGGACGACGAGATGTACATCGTCGACGTCGCTCAGAAGCGGCCCAGGAGGTTAGGCATGCCGTTCACCCACTGGAGCCGACGCAGGCTCGCCGACTACCTCAGCCATCCACCGGTCGGGGTACGCCAGGTGATCATCGGCCGCGAGCGGCTGCAGGTGCTGCTGCACTGCCACCACATCTCCTTCCAGCGCACCCGCACATGGAAAGAGACCCACGACCCGGACGCCGACGCGAAGCTGGACCGCATCGAGGAGGTGACCCTCCTCTTCCCCGACCGGTGCTTTCGCCTTCGACCAGTTCGGGCCGCTGTCGATTGGGCCCTGCCACGGCACCTGCTGGGCCAGGCGCAAGCACCCCCGACCGGCTGCCCGCCACCTACCACCGAACCCACGGCATCCGCTACTTCCACGGCTGCTACAGCCTCGGTGACGATCGCTTGTGGGGTGTGGTCCGCACCCGCAAGGGCGCCGACCACACTCTGGCCGCGCTGA
- a CDS encoding nuclear transport factor 2 family protein, with amino-acid sequence MTEHPHITVFHRVMAAFSAGDMDALAELFHPDVVWHIGGRNPLAGEYRGREETFAVFGREFQLTGGTYRPQLHDVLANDDHTVALLHVTASREGKQLDMDYTIVFHIRDDKITEGWVLTADPQAYDEFWS; translated from the coding sequence ATGACCGAGCACCCACACATCACCGTGTTTCACCGTGTCATGGCTGCCTTCTCGGCCGGCGATATGGATGCGCTGGCAGAGCTCTTCCACCCCGATGTGGTCTGGCACATCGGTGGCAGGAACCCGCTGGCGGGAGAGTACCGGGGACGCGAGGAAACATTCGCGGTGTTCGGGCGGGAGTTCCAGCTGACGGGCGGCACGTACCGGCCGCAGCTCCACGATGTGCTCGCCAACGATGACCACACAGTCGCGCTGCTGCACGTAACAGCGTCACGTGAAGGCAAGCAGCTTGATATGGACTACACCATCGTCTTCCACATCAGGGACGACAAGATCACCGAGGGCTGGGTCCTGACGGCCGACCCGCAGGCGTACGACGAGTTCTGGTCGTAG
- a CDS encoding SCO4226 family nickel-binding protein: protein MPQFMDVHHNMKGVTADQLREAHNADLAIEEDERVHFERAWADPESGLVYCLSEAPSAEAVQRIHERAGHKADEVHPVPLSI from the coding sequence ATGCCTCAGTTCATGGACGTGCACCACAACATGAAGGGCGTCACCGCCGACCAGCTCAGGGAGGCCCACAACGCGGACCTCGCCATAGAGGAGGACGAGCGCGTGCACTTCGAACGGGCGTGGGCCGACCCCGAGTCGGGCCTCGTCTACTGCCTCTCCGAGGCACCCTCGGCGGAAGCGGTCCAGCGCATCCACGAGCGCGCCGGCCACAAGGCCGACGAGGTCCATCCGGTCCCCCTGTCGATCTGA